The genomic DNA TTTGAAATAAACCACGTAGCCTTAAGCCCTCCAACATAATTATACCACGCGAAGGAGAGGACAATAAGTGCCTTTATTAATACAAGAAGGAGATCAATCGGGATAATATATGGAGAGCGGTGATACCGATTGATTGAACCTGCATCATTTATCTCAATACCATGTCTGCAGAACGATATTTTTAACAGGtgcaaattattaattattatgcaAGAACTAGTAGACTAATTTACCGAAAGTTTCATCCTTAAACTTCAGCATAATCGGCTGCAGATCATCATTCCATCACCAATGGTTGCTAGGGAGATATCGACGCGCTGGTCTGCAGATACCACCTTATTGAACTCAATCAAGGAGTTCCTTCCCCTCCGCTTGGGCTCGGGTACTGAGCTCTCGGGCGAAGCTACAGCGCCTCCCCACAATGTGTTATCATATATGATAATGCCTCCAACCTTCACAAGCTTCATCAGTCTTTCATGATAGCTCAGGTAATTTTCCTTATCGGCGTCCACGAATGCAAAGTCGAAACTGCCCTCATTCTCTTTCTGTAATAAGCAAAAAATGAACAATATCAACAACCGTGATCAAATGCTgaaaacaagaagaaacaaTCCAAATCTAGGCAAATGTTTTTAGACGAGTGAGATGTGGATAGGAAACTTGTCAATGGGCCCATAAGTGGTTGGATTCATATCCAATTTATAAGCTCAAAATGATAAGATGGTGGACTTAATTATCTTATATACTCCAGAATTTCTCATCAATTTTTCGATGCGGGATTGACAATACACTTGCCCGTAAAAACTGACTTGAGCAAGACTTCCGTTTCCATGCTCACACTTGTAACCATGAGGTGGACTTCCACTTTCACACTCGGACAAGTGGGGATATTTGATGAGTATGAGGAGTCCGAATTTTTCCTCCATACCCGGACTTAGTGATCACTACCATGCAAGCTTCCTCTTTTATACTCGGAGCTAAACAGGCCACAAGTTCCACACTAGGGCTTGGTGTGATATGAGTCACATATAAGCGTAACCTGCTCTAATATcgtgtaaaattttcacttagCCTACAAGCAATTAGAATAATGTCTAACTCAAAAGCCCGAAGTGATAGAATGATAAGTCCAACCATCTACTCCAAATTAAAGTTTCTTATCAAATTTCTTATGTGGAATGAACAACTCTCAACTTGAGCAATTATAAGAGTGCATTTAAAACATTTTACTGCTCACATCTTCCAGGAGGTTGTCAAGAACAGGCAGAGCTTGTGATTCGATGAAGTTGATCTTGTGAGCAACACCGGCTTTTTGCATGATAGGAAACCCAATCTCAAATGTTTCTCTATTGATATCTATCGCAGTGATCTGCAAATCAAAGTATCTTGAGAAATAATAATTGCCTACTGCAGAAGTCCATGAGACACATGCACGTATAAACACGTAACATCGGAGTCTGGAGTATACAAGAGTGGGAACAACGGAAACATACATGGCCGTCATCAGGAATGGTGAGGGCAGTGAGTAGAAGGGAGTATCCTGTGAAAACGCCAACCTCAATCGTCTTTTTCGCATGCACAAGCTTCATTAGCATTGCCATCAGCTGTCCCGCATCTGGTGATGTCCCAAAGAAAGCTCTGTTTGTTTTATCCATCCATTCCATATTAATATCCTCCTTGATTTATAGTTTCAATTTGTGATAGGTTCCATAAACGAGACGATTAATACTGCGACTTAGCATCTGTCAGTAGATCTGGTTTCTTCCCCTATATGTTAATTTCCTCCTTGATCTATGAACATCATTTGCaaccagaaaagaaaaagggacaTGAGGAGAGGAGATTACATCGGGTGACTTGCAGTGGCCTTCCTCAGCTCTTTGAGAGGCTCGGCTTCGCGTGGATATGCTGCCGTGTCCAATATATACTACCAAATCACGTAAATTATACATATCAACCATCCATATAATTTGTTACATGAACAAAATGAAGTATTCAAATTAGGTTTGGTCCGTGAATATAAGAGAACATAATATCGTTAACAGATTCCAGGATTGTGATGGATAAATACATACCTCATATAATCCCTCACTCTGCAATATTACTGGGTTGGGCAAGATTGCCCTCTTGATTGTGCTTTCCATTTCCTCCTCCTTCAGAGCTGTAGACATTTAATTGTGAAATAGTTTTTCATTAGAAGGTCATTACGTAAAAATTTATTGCTCACTCAATCTCTCAAAATAAAATCTCTCCATATAAGCTCCGCGCTTCACGTGCATTTTCTTCAATTGCGGGCACGTGCTCGCTTCACTCTGTATCCTATCCTTGTGTCTTCCCGCAATTTACTACATGCTACTCCTTTTATAGGCAAGATGACAATCATGAGGCATGTGGTCCCACAATTAGTAAGCAGTTCACATTTGATTTGGCATTCAACACATTCAGGGCCTTGGCAAATGGATTGCTGACCCCAACGTCAGAAAAAGCtgataaagaagaagaataaaaacACAGAAGGGGAAGCTTACCTAAGTAAATTCAATCAGCAATGATTCTCGGTgaatccctctctctctctctctctctcactatCTGTGGGAGATCATTATTAACGTTGAAATACTAATTGGCAGTAGTAGAGTTAGGTTTGTAATCGTTCTTTATCTTCTTGAAGTGAAATTGTCGTtttctttcattcatttttttatacatT from Punica granatum isolate Tunisia-2019 chromosome 2, ASM765513v2, whole genome shotgun sequence includes the following:
- the LOC116194306 gene encoding probable caffeoyl-CoA O-methyltransferase At4g26220 isoform X1, whose protein sequence is MSTALKEEEMESTIKRAILPNPVILQSEGLYEYILDTAAYPREAEPLKELRKATASHPIAFFGTSPDAGQLMAMLMKLVHAKKTIEVGVFTGYSLLLTALTIPDDGHITAIDINRETFEIGFPIMQKAGVAHKINFIESQALPVLDNLLEDKENEGSFDFAFVDADKENYLSYHERLMKLVKVGGIIIYDNTLWGGAVASPESSVPEPKRRGRNSLIEFNKVVSADQRVDISLATIGDGMMICSRLC
- the LOC116194306 gene encoding probable caffeoyl-CoA O-methyltransferase At4g26220 isoform X2; the encoded protein is MESTIKRAILPNPVILQSEGLYEYILDTAAYPREAEPLKELRKATASHPIAFFGTSPDAGQLMAMLMKLVHAKKTIEVGVFTGYSLLLTALTIPDDGHITAIDINRETFEIGFPIMQKAGVAHKINFIESQALPVLDNLLEDKENEGSFDFAFVDADKENYLSYHERLMKLVKVGGIIIYDNTLWGGAVASPESSVPEPKRRGRNSLIEFNKVVSADQRVDISLATIGDGMMICSRLC